CGAAGTACGTGTTCGCGGCGATCGACGCGGGCTGTGCGGCGGTGCGGGTGAATCCGGGGAACATCAAGCAGTTCGACGACAAGGTCAAGGAGATCGCGCACGCCGCGAAGGATGCGGGTACGCCGATCCGGATCGGTGTGAACGCGGGTTCGCTGGACGCGCGGCTGCTGAAGAAGTATGGGAAGGCGACGCCGGAGGCTCTGGTGGAGTCGGCGTTGTGGGAGGCGTCGCTCTTCGAGGAGCACGGCTTCGGTGACATCAAGATCTCGGTGAAGCACAACGACCCGGTCGTGATGGTGAACGCCTACCGTCAGCTGGCTGCGCAGAGCGATTACCCGTTGCACCTGGGTGTGACGGAGGCGGGTCCGGCGTTCCAGGGGACGATCAAGTCGGCGGTGGCGTTCGGTGCGCTGTTGTCGGAGGGGATCGGGGACACGATCCGGGTCTCGCTGTCGGCTCCGCCGGCGGAGGAGGTCAAGGTCGGTCTGCAGATCCTCGAGGCGCTGAATCTGAAGCAGCGGCGGCTGGAGATCGTGTCGTGTCCGTCGTGCGGGCGGGCGCAGGTGGATGTGTACAAGCTGGCCGACCAGGTGAGTGCGGGTCTGGAGGGCATGGAGGTTCCGCTGCGGGTCGCGGTGATGGGCTGTGTCGTCAACGGTCCGGGTGAGGCCCGTGAGGCGGACCTGGGTGTGGCGTCCGGCAACGGCAAGGGCCAGATCTTCGTGAAGGGCGAGGTCATCAAGACCGTCCCTGAATCCAAGATCGTCGAGACCCTCATCGAAGAAGCCCTGAAGATCGCCGAGCAGATGGAGAAGGACGGCATCTCCTCCGGCGAACCCCAGGTCTCCATCAGCTGACCCGCACACCGCACGCCCCGCCAACGGCTCACCGCGCCCCGCCGGACCCTGTGTCCTGTCCTCGAACGACAGGCCCCGGTCCGGCGGGGCGCGGCCGTTGCGGACACCGGGCGGGATGCGGTCGCACGGCCCCGGTCCCGGACGCGAGGGGCGCCCGCCGCGCCCTTTCGGTACAGTGCGGAAATCAGCAGACCGCATGGTGAGGCCCCCTCGTGTTGACGCAGACCACCACCCGGGTCCTCGAACCCAGCGACCTCGGCGCCGCGCTCGCCATCCTGGAGAGCGAGCCCGTGGCCAACGCCTTTGTCACGTCCCGCGTACAGGTCGCGGGGCTCGACCCCTGGCGCCTCGGCGGCGAGATGTGGGGCTGGTACGCCGACGGGCGCCTGCGCTCCCTGTGTTACTCCGGGGCCAACCTCGTCCCGATCTGCGCCACCCCCGAGGCCGTCAGGGCCTTCGCCGACCGGGCCCGCCGGGCCGGCCGCCGCTGCTCCTCGATCGTCGGCCCCGCCGAGGCCACCGCCCAGCTGTGGCGCCTGCTCGAACCCGGCTGGGGACCCGCCCGCGAGGTCCGCGCCAACCAGCCGCTCATGGTCACCGAACACCCCTCCGCCGACGTCGAACCCGACCCCCTCGTGCGCCGCGTCCGCAAGGACGAGATGGACGTCCTCATGCCCGCCTGCGTGGCGATGTTCACCGAAGAGGTGGGCATCTCGCCGATGGCCGGCGACGGCGGACTCCTCTACCAGGCACGCGTCGCCGAGCTGATCGGCACCGGCCGCTCCTTCGCCCGCATCGAGGACGGCAAGGTCCTCTTCAAGGCGGAGATCGGTGCGGCGACGTCCCTCGCCTGCCAGATCCAGGGCGTCTGGGTCGCTCCCGAGCACCGTGGCCGCGGCCTCTCCGAGACCGGCATGGCAGCGGTCCTGCGGTACGCGCTGGCCGATGTGGCGCCGATCGTCAGCCTCTACGTGAACGACTACAACACCCCCGCACGCAAGGCGTACGCCCGCGTGGGCTTCCGCGAGACCGGCGCCTTCATGAGCGTCCTCTTCTGACCACGCGGTCCCGGCCCGCCGGGAACGGCCAGTAGGGTTCCCGCATGGCAGCAGCAGCTTCCGGGAGCGGCCCCGGGGTTCCCGACGTCCTGGTCGGCCCCGTCGACCTGGCCGAGCGCGTCGACGAGGCACTGGCGGTGCAGGCCCTCGCCTTCGGCCTGAGCCCGGAGGAGATCGAGGTGCGCCGGCATATCGTGCTGCGCCACCTCGACCATCCGCAGGCCCGGGCCCTCGGAGCCACCACCCCCGCCGGCCGGCTCGTGGGATTCGTGTACGGCATGCCCAACGACCGGTCCCAGTGGTGGTCCACCGTCGTCGAGCCCTATCTGCGCGCCACCGGCTCCGACGGCTGGCTCGACGAGTCGTTCGTGATCACGGAGCTCCACGTCCATCCGGACTTCCAGCAGCGCGGCATCGGCCGCACCCTGATCACCACCGTCACGGACGCCGTCGGCCTGCCGCGTTCCATCCTCTCGGCGATCGACACGGAGAGCCCGGCACGCGGTCTGTACCGCGCCCTCGGCTACCGGGACCTGGCCCGCCAGGTGCACTTCCCCAGTGCTCCCAAGCCGTACGCGGTGATGGGCGCGCCCCTCCCGCTGCGCCGTGCGGAAGCAATCGATTTCCGCCCGCCCCTGCCGCCCGGCTAATCTCGGCCACATCACCCTTCCGAGCAGGAGTTCATCATGGCCCAGGTCCAGCGCATGTCCCGATTGATGATCAAGACACTGCGCGACGACCCGGCAGACGCCGAGACGCTCAACCACAAGCTGCTCGTCCGGGCCGGATACGTACGTCGCACGGCTGCCGGCATCTGGACCTGGCTGCCGCTCGGCAAGAAGGTCCTGGAGAACGTCACGCGTGTCGTCCGCGAGGAGATGGACGCCATCGGCGGCCAGGAGGTCCTGCTCCCCGCGCTGCTCCCCAAGGAGTCCTACGACGCGAGCGGTCGCTACGAGGAGTACGGCGACCTGCTGTTCCGCCTCAAGGACCGCAAGGGCTCCGAGTACCTCCTCGGCCCCACGCACGAAGAGATCTTCACCCAGATCGTCAAGGACCAGATCACGTCCTACAAGGACCTGCCCGTGGTCCTGTACCAGATCCAGACCAAGTACCGCGACGAGGCCCGCCCGCGCGCCGGTGTGCTCCGCGGGCGCGAGTTCCAGATGAAGGACTCGTACTCGTTCGACACCACCGACGAGGGCCTCATCGAGGCGTACCAGCTCCACCGGGCCGCCTACATCCGGATCTTCGAGCGCCTCGGCCTCGACCACCGCATCGTCTCCGCGGTCTCCGGCGCCATGGGCGGCTCCGCGTCCGAGGAGTTCCTCGCCCCGGCCCCGGCCGGCGAGGACACCTTCGCCGACTGCCCCAACTGCGACTACGCCGCCAACACGGAGGCCGTGACCTTCGAGGCCGCCCCCGTCGACGGCTCGGCGCACGGTCCCGTCGAGGAGCTCGACACCCCGGACACCCCCACCATCGAGACGCTCGCCGCCTTCCTCGGCATCCAGGCGTCCGAGACGCTCAAGAACCTCCTGGTCAAGGTCGACGGCGAGATCGTCGCCGTGGGCGTCCCCGGCGACCGCGAGGTCGACCTCGGCAAGCTCGGCGAGCACCTGGCGCCGGCCGTGGTCGAGCTGGTCACCGCCGAGGACTTCGAGGGCCGTCCCGACCTCGTGCGCGGCTACGTCGGCCCGCAGGGCCTGGACAAGGTCCGTTTCATCGCCGACCCCCGTATCGCCTCCGGCACCGCCTGGGTCACCGGCGCCAACAAGCCCGGCACCCACGCGCGCAACGTCGTCGTGGGCCGTGACTTCGAGGTCGACGACTACCTCGACGTCGTGGTCGTCGAGGCGGGCGACCCGTGCCCCAAGTGCGGCGCCGGCCTCAAGCTGGACCGTGCCATCGAGATCGGCCACATCTTCCAGCTGGGCCGCAAGTTCGCCGACGCCTTCCAGCTCGACGTGCTCGGCCAGAACGGCAAGCCGGTCCGGGTCACGATGGGTTCGTACGGCATCGGCGTGTCCCGCGCCGTGGCCGCGCTCGTCGAGCAGACCGCCGACGAGCAGGGTCTGTGCTGGCCCCGCGAGATCGCCCCGGCCGACGTCCACGTCGTCGCCGCGGGCAAGGCGCTCCAGACGGAGCTGGCCCTCGACGTCTCCGAGAAGCTGAACGCGGCGGGCCTCCGGGTCATCGTCGACGACCGCGCGGGCGTCTCGCCCGGCGTGAAGTTCACCGACGCCGAGCTGATCGGTGTGCCGAAGATCCTGGTGGCCGGCCGCCGCTCGGCCGAGGGCGTCCTGGAACTCAAGGACCGCCGCACGGGCGAGCGCGAGGAGCTCACGGTGGACGAGGCGATCGCCCGCCTCACCGACCGGGGCTGACCCTCTCCGACACACCCCGAAGGCCCCCGCGCACCGTGCGCGGGGGCCTTCGGGTTCGTCGGTTCGAGCGAGCGGGTCCTACAGCCAGCCCGCGAACTCCAGGGCCAGTTCGCCGTCCTGTCGGCGTCCCGCGGTCAGTGCCCGGGTGCCCGACTCCACGGCCCGGAACAGCGTCCAGCCGTGCAGCCTCTCCCGGTCCACGTCCAGGGAGTCGGCGAGCTTCTTGACCCGTCGCCGGGCCGTCGCGGCCCCGCCGGGAGAGGCGATCAGATCCTCGACCCGGTCGCGCACCAGCCGTGCCAGGTCGTAGGCCCGCTCGCCGACCAGCGGCTCGGGGCCGACCGTCAGCCAGGGGGAGCGCTCACCCGAGAGCACCTTGCTCTGGCGGAAGTTGCCGTGCAGCAGCAGGACTTCGGGGGAGTGCGCGACCAGTTCCGCACGGGCCGCCAGCGCGTCCGTCACGAGCGGCGCCAGCGTCGGATCGGCCTCCGCGACCGCCCGCATCGGCCCCGCCTGACGTTCCGTCCGCTCGGCCACCGATTCGAAGGAGTGCCCGGCCGGCGGGTCGACCCACAGCCGGCGCACCGTGCCGGCCGCCTCCAGCAGGGCCTTCGCCTCCGGGAGCGAGCGCAGCGACACCTCGTGGTGCAGCCGCTCCAGGAGCAGGGCGTCGCCCGGCAGCGCTCCGGCCGCGGGTTCGAGGAGCTGTACGGCGCCCCAGCCGTTCCAGTGCGCCAACGCCGCCCGCTCGCAGCCGGGCGCGGCCTCGGACGGGGCGATCTTCAGCACGCCCGGGGTCCCGTCGGACCTCCGGACCAGGAGGACGAGGCTGCTGCGTCCGCCGGGGGCGACCACCCGCTCGACGGAGAGTTCCTGCGCGTCCCCCGCGAGCGCCTCTTCGGTCAGTGCGGGAAGCCGCCCGAGCCAGTCGGCCGCGGCGGCGTCCCCGTACATCTCGCCGAGCGCTCGGACCAGACGCTGCGGCGGTTCGAAACCCATACGTGCCTTGTTCCCTTTCAGAGCCTTCTTCAGTGCGTCCCGCTCGTCCCTTCCGGACCCGCGGCTTCCCCGGTCGTGGCCTTCTCGGCAAGCCCGGGAAAGGCTACGCCGGTGCCCCGCCAGCGGACCGCGCGTACGGCGGCCTCCCGCAGAGCGCCCGCGGCCTCACGCCGCAGGGGGCCTTCGGCGGCCCGTACGAGGTCGGAGTAGACGCCCGCGATCCGGTCCTCCAGCACGGCGGCGAGCCGCACCGCCGCCGCCGGATCCCGTA
The Streptomyces sp. NBC_00234 DNA segment above includes these coding regions:
- the ispG gene encoding flavodoxin-dependent (E)-4-hydroxy-3-methylbut-2-enyl-diphosphate synthase, with product MTAISLGMPAVPTKLADRRVSRQIQVGSVAVGGDAPVSVQSMTTTRTSDIGATLQQIAELTASGCQIVRVACPTQDDADALSTIARKSQIPVIADIHFQPKYVFAAIDAGCAAVRVNPGNIKQFDDKVKEIAHAAKDAGTPIRIGVNAGSLDARLLKKYGKATPEALVESALWEASLFEEHGFGDIKISVKHNDPVVMVNAYRQLAAQSDYPLHLGVTEAGPAFQGTIKSAVAFGALLSEGIGDTIRVSLSAPPAEEVKVGLQILEALNLKQRRLEIVSCPSCGRAQVDVYKLADQVSAGLEGMEVPLRVAVMGCVVNGPGEAREADLGVASGNGKGQIFVKGEVIKTVPESKIVETLIEEALKIAEQMEKDGISSGEPQVSIS
- a CDS encoding GNAT family N-acetyltransferase → MLTQTTTRVLEPSDLGAALAILESEPVANAFVTSRVQVAGLDPWRLGGEMWGWYADGRLRSLCYSGANLVPICATPEAVRAFADRARRAGRRCSSIVGPAEATAQLWRLLEPGWGPAREVRANQPLMVTEHPSADVEPDPLVRRVRKDEMDVLMPACVAMFTEEVGISPMAGDGGLLYQARVAELIGTGRSFARIEDGKVLFKAEIGAATSLACQIQGVWVAPEHRGRGLSETGMAAVLRYALADVAPIVSLYVNDYNTPARKAYARVGFRETGAFMSVLF
- a CDS encoding GNAT family N-acetyltransferase, with the protein product MAAAASGSGPGVPDVLVGPVDLAERVDEALAVQALAFGLSPEEIEVRRHIVLRHLDHPQARALGATTPAGRLVGFVYGMPNDRSQWWSTVVEPYLRATGSDGWLDESFVITELHVHPDFQQRGIGRTLITTVTDAVGLPRSILSAIDTESPARGLYRALGYRDLARQVHFPSAPKPYAVMGAPLPLRRAEAIDFRPPLPPG
- a CDS encoding proline--tRNA ligase, coding for MAQVQRMSRLMIKTLRDDPADAETLNHKLLVRAGYVRRTAAGIWTWLPLGKKVLENVTRVVREEMDAIGGQEVLLPALLPKESYDASGRYEEYGDLLFRLKDRKGSEYLLGPTHEEIFTQIVKDQITSYKDLPVVLYQIQTKYRDEARPRAGVLRGREFQMKDSYSFDTTDEGLIEAYQLHRAAYIRIFERLGLDHRIVSAVSGAMGGSASEEFLAPAPAGEDTFADCPNCDYAANTEAVTFEAAPVDGSAHGPVEELDTPDTPTIETLAAFLGIQASETLKNLLVKVDGEIVAVGVPGDREVDLGKLGEHLAPAVVELVTAEDFEGRPDLVRGYVGPQGLDKVRFIADPRIASGTAWVTGANKPGTHARNVVVGRDFEVDDYLDVVVVEAGDPCPKCGAGLKLDRAIEIGHIFQLGRKFADAFQLDVLGQNGKPVRVTMGSYGIGVSRAVAALVEQTADEQGLCWPREIAPADVHVVAAGKALQTELALDVSEKLNAAGLRVIVDDRAGVSPGVKFTDAELIGVPKILVAGRRSAEGVLELKDRRTGEREELTVDEAIARLTDRG
- a CDS encoding aminoglycoside phosphotransferase family protein: MGFEPPQRLVRALGEMYGDAAAADWLGRLPALTEEALAGDAQELSVERVVAPGGRSSLVLLVRRSDGTPGVLKIAPSEAAPGCERAALAHWNGWGAVQLLEPAAGALPGDALLLERLHHEVSLRSLPEAKALLEAAGTVRRLWVDPPAGHSFESVAERTERQAGPMRAVAEADPTLAPLVTDALAARAELVAHSPEVLLLHGNFRQSKVLSGERSPWLTVGPEPLVGERAYDLARLVRDRVEDLIASPGGAATARRRVKKLADSLDVDRERLHGWTLFRAVESGTRALTAGRRQDGELALEFAGWL